A genomic segment from Candidatus Latescibacterota bacterium encodes:
- a CDS encoding rRNA pseudouridine synthase has protein sequence MSPIIRINRFLASAGLGSRRKCEDLVNGGKVFINDNLVTDLSTKVNTGSDIVTIDGKCIEIYTRKVILVLNKPRGILSAAVDGRNRKTVIDLARDSGIKERLFPVGRLDMDTSGIILLTNDGDLSYRLTHPKFKIDKTYIVTIDGKITASALKAIRSGVRLEDFTTAPCRAIVLKEDERSTTLKIIIHEGKKRQIRRTFQKFGHRIISLHRAALGDLFFEDLAPGEIRVLTNEENRILREKSGLLKRSY, from the coding sequence ATGAGTCCAATAATCAGGATCAATAGATTTCTCGCTTCCGCCGGGCTCGGATCACGCAGAAAATGCGAAGATCTCGTAAATGGAGGGAAAGTCTTCATAAACGATAATCTCGTTACAGACCTTTCGACGAAGGTTAATACTGGGTCAGATATCGTAACGATAGATGGAAAGTGTATAGAGATTTACACTCGAAAAGTGATTCTGGTCCTGAACAAGCCTCGGGGTATCCTGAGCGCCGCTGTTGATGGTAGAAATCGAAAAACTGTAATCGACCTTGCCAGAGATAGTGGGATTAAAGAAAGACTATTTCCGGTCGGCAGGCTTGACATGGACACCTCTGGAATCATTTTGCTGACAAACGATGGAGACCTTTCATATAGATTGACTCACCCAAAATTCAAAATAGATAAGACATATATTGTCACAATCGATGGAAAGATAACTGCTTCCGCCCTGAAGGCGATCAGGTCTGGAGTTCGACTTGAGGATTTCACTACCGCTCCTTGCAGAGCCATTGTCCTCAAAGAAGACGAGAGAAGTACGACGCTTAAGATCATTATTCACGAAGGGAAAAAGAGGCAGATCAGGAGGACGTTTCAGAAATTTGGACACAGGATCATCAGCCTGCACAGGGCAGCGCTGGGGGATCTTTTCTTCGAGGATCTGGCACCTGGAGAGATAAGGGTGCTGACAAACGAGGAAAACAGGATTCTTAGAGAGAAATCCGGATTATTGAAAAGGAGTTATTGA
- the hisC gene encoding histidinol-phosphate transaminase, which produces MSVKDLMKKHLQNVKPYIPGKPVEELRREKNIKGEIIKLASNENPHEPLDEIKQAIMDEIDQLGRYPNSGSHYLSHELAEYHGVDPGQIFVGNGSNEILDLLVRAFINPGEEAAYPFPSFIAYPLICQQAGVAEIKVPLKDYRLDLVALKDALTPATKMVFICNPNNPTGTYVTASEVDTFLEGLSDDILVVFDEAYFEYVTADDYPDTKSILGKRENIIILRTFSKAFSLSGLRIGYSISHEDLATCLHMVRQPFNVNRIAQIAARAALKNRASLKERIDENNQQREWIGDNLRKLGFDVPASQTNFLLAVPLEDKHENIVGKMMDRGVIVRSANPWGLGKEAFRVSIGTPEENRIFLDVLGSILKS; this is translated from the coding sequence ATGAGCGTTAAGGACTTGATGAAGAAGCATCTCCAGAATGTAAAACCTTACATTCCCGGCAAACCGGTAGAAGAGTTGAGGAGAGAGAAGAATATCAAGGGCGAAATAATCAAGCTTGCCTCGAACGAGAATCCCCACGAGCCTCTGGACGAAATAAAACAGGCCATAATGGACGAGATTGACCAGCTTGGTCGCTATCCCAATTCTGGAAGTCATTATCTCAGTCACGAACTGGCTGAATATCACGGGGTGGATCCCGGGCAGATATTTGTAGGAAACGGTTCGAACGAGATACTTGACCTGCTTGTCAGGGCGTTTATCAACCCTGGAGAAGAAGCAGCTTATCCATTTCCAAGTTTCATTGCCTATCCCCTCATTTGCCAGCAGGCTGGCGTGGCCGAGATCAAAGTTCCGTTGAAAGACTATCGACTTGACCTGGTTGCCCTGAAGGACGCTTTGACTCCAGCGACAAAAATGGTCTTCATCTGCAACCCGAATAATCCGACAGGCACCTATGTGACGGCAAGTGAAGTCGACACCTTTCTCGAAGGTCTCTCTGACGATATATTAGTAGTATTCGATGAGGCCTATTTTGAATATGTCACAGCTGACGATTACCCTGACACAAAAAGTATTCTGGGAAAACGAGAGAACATCATCATCCTCAGGACATTCTCCAAAGCATTCTCACTTTCAGGACTCAGGATCGGATATTCGATCTCGCATGAGGACCTTGCCACTTGCCTGCATATGGTGAGGCAGCCATTTAACGTGAATCGGATTGCCCAGATAGCCGCGAGAGCCGCTCTCAAGAACAGAGCTAGCCTGAAAGAACGGATAGATGAAAACAACCAGCAGAGAGAATGGATCGGCGACAACCTTAGAAAGCTGGGATTCGATGTTCCTGCATCCCAGACAAACTTTCTACTTGCTGTCCCGCTTGAAGATAAACATGAGAATATCGTCGGAAAGATGATGGACAGGGGAGTCATCGTCAGATCCGCTAATCCATGGGGGCTCGGTAAAGAAGCTTTCAGGGTCTCAATCGGGACACCAGAGGAAAACAGGATCTTCCTCGATGTGCTCGGCAGCATTCTGAAATCATGA